The DNA segment cgGTTTATTTATTGTTGGATAAACCCTTATCGTTTTGTGAATGaactaaaaacttaaattataaatctgaaCTATAAActtaagcaaaattttaaatttaaagactaaactaaactcaaattaactttaattttagtttgataaactctaatcaaatttgaatcatcttattatttattCGAGTTGATCTCATGGGAATAGATATTTGGGTTGAACCGGCATGCACCTTTAATGATGGTATAACGGTCCTCGTGGGTTTGACAAAAGGAGGATTCTGAAGTGCAGAGCACTCAACTGAGAATATTGAGTGGAAATAAGCACTTTTGGAGCAAATATTGGAAAATTGATTTATCTTGCACAGCAGGTAGAAATGACAAGGACCGTGCAGTGCGAGCCAGACTTGTAATGTTAGGTACTgtccaataaaaaataattaaaaaatataaatattacacacaaagtaaaaataaaaaatatataatttggcAGTCTAACCAATTAAGGTCTCGTGAAGGTATGATCTGAAAAGTCTTGGATCATGCCACAAGTCTATTTATGCTAGTGAGTCAGCTCAACTCATAAGACTCGTAAATTGGTGAGTTTTGACAAGATATAACATAATCAATTGGTTTGATTGGCCACATTGGATCCAAATGACATAACCTGTTGCCGTGTCTAGTTGTGAGTGTCCTAAATAAAATTAGGATTGagccaaaccaaaccatatattatttgatttgaactcgatttgattatatttaaacaaaacttaAACTTATTGAGTTAGGAGATTCTTGTCTCAAGTTCAATATGGAAACGATAAATTTGAGCTTTACTCGAGAAATTATaatgagattttttaatttatatatttatcaattatttcgtatttaaaatacataataatattttaaaggtaTTAATACAAGACTCATGAACTTATCAAGtcaactaaactcaaatttgagatcTATACTCAAGTAATTTGAGATGGGCTTAATAATAATTGAGTCGAATTGAGTCAAATTAGACTGTATGCAGCTTCAATCCCAAGTAGATGTAGACGAAAACTCTTCTTTTAAGGCTTCCCAAGTAACATGCTAATCGGGCTTCACATGTTAACTCAAACCCATTATTTTGTCAAGATGGTCTTGGGATCTTTTGTTGGGTTCAGTGTTTTGAAACCTGGACCATATTGAGCAGTTTAATGACTCTAATTAGGTCTAATTAGGATCCAATGGCTAGCCCATAAGGATCCAGcttttaatttagtattatttattaggtcagattgatttgtaaaattttgtaattgataGGAGTGAAATTAAGTCTCAACATTGCAAGATTTGCACTATACTATCGTATTACAATTATGGTGAATTaggtatttatttaatttaaatcgggtttaaatattcataactcaagtttaattagaattaaaaatgaaataatttaagtttattaaactaaaattaagagtaatttGAGTCtaatttggtttttaatttCAAGGGTTATAGTTATGCTCGGATTCATGAttagattttatggttttaagtTTACGGGTTATTACCAAAATACTATTATTTTGTCTAACAACGAACAAAACAGAGTTGTTGACAAATTGAATAGCAAACCTAGTTAATATTCTTTGCTAggacttaaattaaattatgaataaagtttGAATCGAATCGAGAGCCAGACTAATTCGTTTTGAACCTAACCTTATATTAACCAAACATGAAAAAACCTGAACCGACCCCTGGAGGAGCGGACCCGGTCTAAAGCATTGGAAACTGCTGGAACAAGCCTAGTCAATTTtcactacaaaaaaaattaaacccgTTTCTGTTTTactatctttttcttctttcttcttcgaTTTTGTGGTCATCGTCAATGGCCACAAACTCAGCCCTCTCTTGGCATCCCTTGCACCCCAAAACCCGTCTTCCACTCCGCCACCAACGGCTGCCCCTCTGCCGCGTCCATGCCGTCACCGTCCGCGCCTTCCAACGCAGCGACTTCGACCGCTTTGCCCGCCGGATGATCTCCGGCGAGGCCTGGAGAGATGCCTGGAGCAGCGCCAACGGTGGATTTGAGCAACTCGTGTTTGAAGCTAAGAAGACCGCCGAGCGTATCGACCGCCAGTACGCCGTGTCCCGCAGACTCAGCTCCGCGGCGCGCGCAGCCTCTGACCGTGCACGTGAGATCGATCGGGAGTTTAAAATTAGCGTGCGGTGGAGGGCTCTTAGTATGGATTTTAGTAGAAATTGGCCAAGGGTTTGTACGTTTCTTTGTTAAATTTGCTTATTTTGTGACTCAGGAATTGAATTGTAGTCGTAATTGGGATTTGGAAACTgggtttttgtctttttagtgAATTTTTAAAGGAATTTTTTGGTATAAAGTTTAAGTACAAATTTGGGTTCTAGAAAGCAAAGGAACTGTGTATGCTTAGAAATgttttcatagtttttttttgtaactgTGTATTCCTGAAAATggtttttgaaaaatgtttttcaaattacaattcAAATTGGTTTTAACTTTAGTGAAGCATAGTTATTGGGTTTAAGATTTTTCTTCTCGTGTTCAATGCTTCATCAGTATCACAGTGTGGTGGTTATCATGTGTTGTTtgcttgatattttaattttgaaaatttaatttttgtccaTTACGTCAATGCTTTGTAATTAGTGTGCTTGTTTATAGcgttttgtttgattgatgttTTTGCAGTACAGGAAGCAGCTTAATGATTTTCTGGA comes from the Mangifera indica cultivar Alphonso unplaced genomic scaffold, CATAS_Mindica_2.1 Un_0002, whole genome shotgun sequence genome and includes:
- the LOC123205257 gene encoding uncharacterized protein LOC123205257, which translates into the protein MATNSALSWHPLHPKTRLPLRHQRLPLCRVHAVTVRAFQRSDFDRFARRMISGEAWRDAWSSANGGFEQLVFEAKKTAERIDRQYAVSRRLSSAARAASDRAREIDREFKISVRWRALSMDFSRNWPRYRKQLNDFLDTPLGRSFATIFFLWFALSGWLFRIFFFAAWVLPLAAPLLIGTVANNFVIKGSCPACKRQFVGYKNQVIRCTGCGNIVWQPEGDFFSGGGKGKTTSKSMETSSMLSLKKNDKQCQSDCNRWFILLHELKPGKWK